A genome region from Eurosta solidaginis isolate ZX-2024a chromosome 2, ASM4086904v1, whole genome shotgun sequence includes the following:
- the nrv2 gene encoding sodium/potassium-transporting ATPase subunit beta-2 isoform X2, whose translation MSKPKPMEISNMDMEYPERKVKKFKMGKFLYNSEEGTVMGRDRASWAKISMFYIIFYGVLAALVAICMWVFFQTLDPRIPKWTLDSSIIGTNPGLGFRPLPPEDNVESTLIWYKGTQHENYKHWTDSLDAFLAVYKVPGLTPGRGQNIYNCDYNQPPPKGQVCDVDIKTWNPCTKENNYSYHKSSPCVFLKLNKIYGWIPEYYNDSQDLPENMPTSLKTYIGEVQQTQSHKLNTIWVSCEGENPADQENIGPVNYLPIRGFPGYFYPYQNSEGYLSPLVAVHFERPKRGIIINIECKAWARNIIHDRKERLGSVHFELLID comes from the exons ATGTCGAAACCAAAGCCTATGGAAATATCCAATATGGATATGGAATATCCAGAACGCAaagttaaaaagtttaaaatgggTAAATTTCTTTACAATTCAGAGGAGGGCACAGTTATGGGACGTGATCGTGCCTCTTGGG CAAAGATAAGCATGTTCTATATAATCTTTTATGGTGTCTTGGCTGCGCTGGTGGCTATTTGTATGTGGGTCTTCTTTCAAACGCTTGATCCACGTATACCCAAGTGGACTCTAGACAGTTCGATAATTGGAACAAATCCGG GTCTCGGTTTCCGCCCATTGCCGCCAGAGGATAACGTAGAAAGTACGTTGATTTGGTATAAAGGTACACAGCACGAAAACTATAAACATTGGACGGATTCATTGGATGCGTTTTTAGCAG TTTACAAGGTACCCGGCTTAACACCTGGTCGCGGTCAGAATATCTACAATTGTGATTATAATCAACCACCGCCAAAGGGACAAGTTTGCGATGTGGACATTAAAACATGGAATCCATGCACCAAAGAGAACAATTATAGCTATCATAAAAGCTCACCGTGTGTGTTCTTGAAACTAAACAAGATTTATGGTTGGATACCGGAATATTATAATGATTCACAGGATTTGCCTGAAAATATGCCAACGAGTTTGAAAACTTATATTGGTGAAGTTCAACAGACGCAAAGCCACAAG ttGAACACCATTTGGGTTTCCTGTGAAGGTGAAAATCCTGCTGATCAAGAGAATATTGGTCCAGTCAACTATTTGCCAATACGTGGCTTTCCTGGCTATTTCTACCCCTATCAAAATTCAGAGGGTTATCTAAGTCCGCTTGTGGCGGTGCATTTCGAGAGGCCGAAAC GCGGCATCATCATCAATATTGAGTGCAAGGCATGGGCACGAAACATTATACACGATCGCAAAGAGAGACTAGGCTCCGTACATTTCGAATTGCTGATCGATTAA
- the nrv2 gene encoding sodium/potassium-transporting ATPase subunit beta-2 isoform X3, whose product MFYIIFYGVLAALVAICMWVFFQTLDPRIPKWTLDSSIIGTNPGLGFRPLPPEDNVESTLIWYKGTQHENYKHWTDSLDAFLAVYKVPGLTPGRGQNIYNCDYNQPPPKGQVCDVDIKTWNPCTKENNYSYHKSSPCVFLKLNKIYGWIPEYYNDSQDLPENMPTSLKTYIGEVQQTQSHKLNTIWVSCEGENPADQENIGPVNYLPIRGFPGYFYPYQNSEGYLSPLVAVHFERPKRGIIINIECKAWARNIIHDRKERLGSVHFELLID is encoded by the exons ATGTTCTATATAATCTTTTATGGTGTCTTGGCTGCGCTGGTGGCTATTTGTATGTGGGTCTTCTTTCAAACGCTTGATCCACGTATACCCAAGTGGACTCTAGACAGTTCGATAATTGGAACAAATCCGG GTCTCGGTTTCCGCCCATTGCCGCCAGAGGATAACGTAGAAAGTACGTTGATTTGGTATAAAGGTACACAGCACGAAAACTATAAACATTGGACGGATTCATTGGATGCGTTTTTAGCAG TTTACAAGGTACCCGGCTTAACACCTGGTCGCGGTCAGAATATCTACAATTGTGATTATAATCAACCACCGCCAAAGGGACAAGTTTGCGATGTGGACATTAAAACATGGAATCCATGCACCAAAGAGAACAATTATAGCTATCATAAAAGCTCACCGTGTGTGTTCTTGAAACTAAACAAGATTTATGGTTGGATACCGGAATATTATAATGATTCACAGGATTTGCCTGAAAATATGCCAACGAGTTTGAAAACTTATATTGGTGAAGTTCAACAGACGCAAAGCCACAAG ttGAACACCATTTGGGTTTCCTGTGAAGGTGAAAATCCTGCTGATCAAGAGAATATTGGTCCAGTCAACTATTTGCCAATACGTGGCTTTCCTGGCTATTTCTACCCCTATCAAAATTCAGAGGGTTATCTAAGTCCGCTTGTGGCGGTGCATTTCGAGAGGCCGAAAC GCGGCATCATCATCAATATTGAGTGCAAGGCATGGGCACGAAACATTATACACGATCGCAAAGAGAGACTAGGCTCCGTACATTTCGAATTGCTGATCGATTAA